The sequence AGAAGGCAAGGTTAAATATAAACTCAACTTCTATGATTTATTAAACCAGCGAACAAGACAATAAGCTAAATTGCCTGTCAAAAGAATGACCAATTTACTGACTACAATAACTACAATAAGTGGTCAGGATGGAAGTTAAGAATAACTACTCAAGAACACTGCATGCACTTTAGCCCATAAGAAAAAGGTGTGATAATAATCAAGTAAGAGAATGACTTAGAAAATCAACCATGTgcaaggtttttaaaaacccaaggcGGGTTTTGAGGctcttctcaaccgtgaggcAAGGCGTAAGCCTCGAGGCGTTTTGAGGCGTAAGcctcaaaaaaaattttttttttttggaaaaaacaacaacaatattgtCTACCAAATACAAagtaacaaatatattatttttatttataaaataaatatttttttgaaacttattaaaatatattatttttatttataaaatattttttttttcaaaaattaataaaattataacttatctTATTTGTAACCCATCTTATCTTATATgtaattttatcttatttgtaactCATCTTATCTTATTTGCAGTTTATCttgataaattttgtcatttttacataatctttagattaaaaaattaaattggtacGTACTACTTGCAAAACCATAGGTGTTGATGAGTTTTGTTAttgaattttacatatataagtttttattaataaaagtatataaatataaatatttttatttgttttaaaaattaaaatgatataaaaaaagtcAGGATTTTtttgaggcttaagcctcacaCGCACTGAGGCGGTGCGCCTCAGTGCGTGCGCCTCTTGACAatgaggcttaagcctcactTTCCACCCTCAAGGCGTGCGCCTTGAGGCTGCTTCCTTGCGCCTCGCCTTGAGGCGCGCCTCAAGGCGCACGCCTCATTCGCTTTTAAATACCATGACCATGTGTTCCTCGTTTCCAGTAACTTGAATGAGTATATCAAAGCAAGGCTTCATTCCAAACTAAAGCACAACAAAGAGCAACTAGTACTGAATACTGCACGGTAAAAGTCgatttcattttaataatagaTGTTGGGTGGGTGGGTGGGAATGAAGTTAAAAAGATTTTGTTAAACTTTTAAAGACATCCATCGAACATAAAAATTCTTGATATTTCTACTGCAAACTTTGTATGCTATTTAGACAAACCTGTGCCTTACATCTTAGGGTCCAATGCAATATAGTAACCTCTAAATAAGAATTTTAATACATCTGGATTgactttatattatattatttatcttttccattttttaaattcttaataTATAGTTGTCATTTTATGCATTGTAATTGAAGAGATGCTTTCAAAGCATCCAGTCTCTTAACCTGGTCAAAAATGAAATTGAGTTTTCAAATAATGGTTtgataaatagtatttttactaTGAATACCAAAAACTTAATATTGGCTTCATACTCGGCACCAtcaaattatttgtttgtaAAACTAGACTAGATTATCATATAGTTTGCTTTCTACGAACAAATGAAAGACATTAATACTTGAGAACTAAAACAATGTGTGGTTCCTGTGaagtaacaaaaatataagCTATGTCTGGTATCCCAAACAAATGATGTAAAAGTATGAGTGACCTTCTTTATGTCAGCAACTGAAACTAGAGGCCTAGCTGAATCATGTACACAAACAAGTTCTGATCTTCCATCAATTTCCtgtaaaaaagaaagatgatCAAGATTTGGAAAAGCAAAATGAATATCAATCATTAAAGACTCTCACAATAACGAAAGCATTCAACAGGAAGGTTCAAATATTAGGGAATTCTACTATTCTGGTGCATAAGCTTTTCAACAATGTGTACTTTATCCTAAAATGCAGATAGAACGTTTTCCTTGCATCAAAACAAAATCTCTGGTAGCCACCAAGCAACTTTACTTTCCAACAAGCAACTTTACAACAGAGCCAAGGCATCCCTTTATTGGAGTGTGACcatcaagaagaaaacaaacataaaacataagaCTCAGAAATAATATACTTTTCCAAAGTGTGTTTgtatgaacatatatatatatatatatatatatatacaagtgaAGAATGAGTTAACACACTATTCCCCAGAACATGATTTAGCATTACGACTTCTCACCAGTACAATTAGttctaaaaattttgaatgtGATTCAATAACCCACTAAGGTTTCATTTGCAATAGAGATGAAAAAGCCAATTATTCTAATTTTGAATTCTACAGATGGCATGTACAACATGTTGAAAGGAACATACAAGAGAAAGATGTACCTGCAACCCACTGTAAACCGAGTCCTGTCTTTCTTTTCCAGGTAATGCAAACTTAAGATCCACTCGTCTCCTCACACTGGAATCTGGAGCCatggaaaaaattattgatGAGGATTCCTCTTAAGCTTACCAGTATCCTGAGGATCTTggattgaaattgaaattttcaatGAATGAGAGGCCAAGAAGCTTTCAACCTTCAAATACATCCCTGTAGGATGGCTTACATACTACAACTATCTCTTTCACTTCAGGAATTTCAGAGAATGTGTAGAAACTGCAAGAAGATGCCAAAGTTCTCTCATACAAAAAGTATAGAACGTGTAGAAATACATATTATAGAATAACTATCAGAAAGAATTACCTGTACAATGCAATTGGTTGTCCTAAAAGAGGGAGGTACTGCTTTGGAATGCTAGCCTGTGGAACATACAACAATATAAGAAACCTTGATGTCAGAATTGTAAcgtgaaaattaaaaaacaagaatCATTCTACTAGTGAACAcgaaataatattaatatattatcatGCCTGATATGCATCAATGAAAAGTTGTGCATAATAGGTATATCATAATTCTTTGCCAGTTATAAATTGATTAGAAAGTTGAGGACACTCCACATAAACTTTCAAAATATGGAAAATTttgttcaaaaaaataatattaatcaattaattaaaaaatagttaaagtTAACTAGTTAAATTCGAATTTTGATTTTAAGATATTCTAGAACTGAGGAATGTGAAAACAGAAAACTGGGAGCATTCAATACATTAACAGCTATTAGTTTAGAAGTCCACCATgtcaaaccaaaaaaacaactcCTATACATCAAAGTTAGTCAATTAAACAACAACTGTTGACATGCTAGAGTTTTCAAATCACAAATCATTAAAAGCTACTAGCATCCAATTGCAATTCTCACAAATTTAGCAACCCAAATTATGAGTAAAAATTGAAGTTTTCAATTAAGAACATACATTTTAAAATATCcacagattaaaaaaacaaacttttcACTCACAGAAATCACTCAGAACACCCCCTCAACACCAACATCAATATAAATCAAAGAAAgtaagataaagaaaaaaaaaactaagaaagaaagaaacatatACCCCCATTCGTTTTCCATTCCCTCCGGCCAAGAGAACCACCGAAACACTCTTCTCCTTGACAATCCCAATATCCtgcaaaaaattaaagaaaacccaaattttttcaaacatattCCTCTCAATTGATCCAAACAAATTCCTCCAAAAGCACACCTTTTTCTCCACAGGGCTCAAAACAGCACAACCGATCGATCTCCAACCAACTCCATCCTTCCTCCCATTCTTCAAATCTgcaaaaagaagcaaattcccaaaaaattcagaaaatttccCAACCTAGACACTGATTAAAACAAAACAGGGCATATACCTAAGCATCGCCGGGGGTGGAGGGGAATCTGGGATCCAGATGAAGAGGAACCGGAGAGAAAGGGGTTCCAGGGAATGGATTTGGGAGGAATTGGAGCATTGGAGATGCTAGCGAGGGAATAGGAAACCATAATTAGGGTTTCCGTGAGAACCGGAGCAATTCGGAGATAATGGCGAAGGTTGAGGAACAGGAAGGAGGAGggaattttattttacaaaaagtcCCCCGCATAACTACTTCTATTTATTATCTGTTTAGTCCCTGTCAATGTTCTAATGTAATTACGAATTTACCCCTTACTTTTGGACTAAATCCAATTCAAAATGACCCCctttcccaaaaataaaaaaaatatattatttttcgatcattaatttatctaaatatattttcaatgattaattttaataaattagtaatgttagtaaaaaaaatttataattacttaaaaataaaattttaattttaaaaattttattttttatcaatattattgaAGTCAAATTTTGAGCagcttaaataaaaatttttcattcaactcaatatttaaagaaaaattattttaatctaataattagagtttttatttattttttattttagttgtttgcatgttttttttaacgAATAGATGACAAATGGTTgtatttaagagattgtcaaaGAAATATACATGTATGAAATTAcagatttattagaaaaattcaTTTgtcatgaaaaattttaatatttatttaaaaattttacaaggtAAAACTACTATTTTTCTATAAGGAGACCCACAGCATGACCTAATAAATACTACTAATGACAATATTTGAGTCCAGCAGCAGAAAAGATTCAAACTCTCATCCTtccattttatgttttttttatgtcataccATTGGTTTATGTGATGATTTGACATTTTATTACATGATTACCattctcaagtttctcttttttgctttttcataGTCTTTTTATACCTTTTTTatctaataaaaacataatgtattggtttttttaataattttttttttattttagcctAATTTGTCCATTAATGAATCAAATTTGATACTGTGTGTTTGGACACTTATGTTTATACTTAAAAGAACAATTTAAGATCATTATTTAATCAAGAttgaaattgatttattttttgaagcTTTGATATGAAATTAgatccaaaatattaaaaaaaagtttaaactAAATCATTGCAAATCATTTTCACGAGAGGAGAGCGGTAATTCatttttctcaagttggggatcAACTTAACTTTCTCTCACaacaatcataaaaaattatgactaatccatatttataaaaataataattacaactCTCTCTAAATTAATAGTTTTCTCACTCAACCACATATTTTTCCAATTTCAAAACCTAACCATTTTCTTCTTAAAAGGCACAAACAATATTAGGGGGACAAGATATTTAgatcaaacaaataataataacaacaaaacaaaaataaaaaattctagaaAACTGTAGAGTTGGAAATGTATTTCTCCCTTCCTTCTCTCCTTCTCTTTTGTCATTTTCACTTCCACAACCAATTCAAACACTTCCTCCTACATGTGAAAAACAAAACCATGTTACTTTCTTTATCTATGTTCCTCCTTCATtagcatgaaacacaatgaaaaCCTTAAGCTAACACAAAGTCTTCCTTACTTGGGCCAACACTAACACATGattcatgcaaataaaaataaaaatacataaataaaaactatatggACCCCATTTGATTAGATATACTATGCATATGCTTTCATGTTCTTTTAACTAATGTATTTATGTAACCATCAAGTGGTCCACAACGTTTTTCATCAACTTCATGACCGATCTTCTGATAGAGACTTAGTCATAAAAACTCATCCTCATATCAGACCAGGATCCAGATCTTACCCAAATCCAAAGGGGGATGGGATCTACCAATCCTCTATTAGATATTCTTATCCTAtaccaattttttgaaaattaaaaataataatagttctaAAGATATCATTAGATGGAAATGAAAAGTTTTATACTTAACCAATGTGGGGTATGTGGGGTCTTGATTGTGTGACACCTTTTAAAGCGTGGATCTAACTCAGCGCTGAGTTGGGGGATGCTGGAGAGCATTGGTTTAGATTGGAGGTGCTCACAGTAGGCAATTTAAAACTCGTTAGgatttcttctatatatatatatatatataggcagtCCTTTGTGATGCAAGTGTGCTTctgatattgaaaaaaaaaactctagtgCGGCCATGGACGTAGGCAATTTTGTCAAACCATCTCTTGATCATCGATGAGAATCCGTTTTCCAACAACTACGGTATaccataataacaaataattaaacaaataaataaataaataaaaaacaagacaaAAGATATTGTCAATGTTTACACAATGTTTCATAATCACCGTacacaaagattttttttttgcgaGATGCATCCTTGTCGCTATTGGAAGTCATCATACTAACATCACATctcctaaaaataaattaaaaaattaatttatatttcattGATTTGTGATGCAAGCatcacaaaaactagaaatacttaaaattatgcatttcttgatttattatttatggtaTCTTAGTTTTATAGCAATATTGCCATCTAAGTTGCATAtggtctccaattttttaaaaataactttaaattataggtttgaaatatttaaatttaacaaaagtgATATGTTTGTAAGATCTATGGACCTAAAGTAGTTACCTTTCACGTATTAATATTAGATGATATACTTTGaagaaattacataaaaattgGTATATGTTCATTagtatatgtgttttttttttgtgaagcttatttattaaatgtttaTGATATTGAGATCGGATTGTTTATTGAAgtaaattttcataaatctaaaaaaagagAGCTTCAACAACATGAGAGGCCTagaaaaaaggttaaaaattttaaaagttaggagtagaaaatgaatgagaaaataaaaagattcgATCGGCAAAGAACTACAAAAAGAAGAtgtagaaattcaaataaaaatactttgaTGGGATTGATGAAAGTTACACagaaaataatacaaactaTAGAAAGagtctcaagcaaaaattactTTCATGTGATTAATGATAggaatcttaaaaaaaaaatagtcttcatactaaaaaaaataataaaataaataattcaaaaataaagaatttgttTTTTGCTCATTTGTCAAGTTTGTTTAGTAAAATAATGTTCATGATAATGAAGCTACACTACttattaatataaatgaaagagATCTAGGAATCTAAAAGAAGATGATAGGCTTCAATGGTACATAAgtataaaaagaagaataaaagttttaagaatttaaaagtaaaaaatgaatgaaaaagacaAGGAAATTTGAGGTGACTAATATGTAAAGAAGTATGAagagtttcaaataaaaaatattatgacacatgaaaataaaatcataaaaaattagttttgaattttagaagaagaataaaGCAATGgaggaaataatttaaaatgacCACATtctcattatttaaaaaaaaatacaaagattttGGATGTTTTCTCTTCATGGACTTCTCATGTAGTTTCTCTTACTCAAAGTTTATAAAAACCAGTACTTACCATGTATTTGGAAACTAAAAATGGCCCTCTCATAGTGTCGAGTATGTGTGTGTAATCTATTAGTTTTGGTGCTCAAATGTCTTCTCCTTTTCTCTATTTTATAGcccttcatatttttctttattaaaaaaatgatgtattaatttttttcaaaaaaaaaaaactttttgattTAACATAATTATCTATTAATGTATCCAATTTTGAGCGATGCTATATTTacatactaaatttttttaatagatttctGGAATAATGTATAGCAGATGCCATGTTAGCATCAATATCTTAATCCACGTCATTTTTTCTTCcataaacttcaaattcaaaccGTATCAATCCTAAactttaaaaactataaaacattataaaaccataaatctaaaactctaaaatcttaaactcaaatattatataaccttatagataaaattataaaaccctaaaacctaaacGTTAAGGGGTTCACAGTTAATAATTTAGGGTTTACTTAAgggttttttgtttattgtttagaGTTTATATTTAAGGTTTAGACCAGAAGGGAGAAAGAATGACATGAATGTTTAAGTGAATGCCACCTTGGCATCAGTATCCATGTCATTAGATGAAGCTATATTTGGgaaacatattttataaaaacatatttactCTCCAATTTTATAGTACATTTTGAGAACTTTTGTATATAGATAATAGAATAATTTAAagacattatttaattaagattGAAATTAACactacttttaaaatatataaaaagacaaaaataaaataaaaatcaaacaaagttATTACAACACTCCATCTCTCTGTCTGTCTTAATCAATAGTTTTCCACTCAACCATATATTTTCCAATTTCAAAGCTCATCTATCTTCTTAAAAGTACAAACAAAACATTAACGGCAAACAAAATGTTAattatagcaaaaaaaaaaaaaaaatgactctACAAAACTTTAGATTGGTAATACATTTCTcccttctctcttcttttgtcATTTTCACTTCCAAAACCAATTCAAACACTTCCTCGAACAAGTGAGTAACAAAAccctgttgttttttttatctacatatctccttcattagcatgaaaaacattgaaCACTTTAAGCTAACACAAAGTCTTCCTTGTGTGGGCCAGCACATGattcatgcaaaaaaataaaataaaataaaataaaacaaaataaataaaaaatgaaaaataaaaacaatcacAAACTACATGGATTCCATTTGAATAGATAtaccatgcatatatatactttcATGTTCTTTGACTTATGTAACCATGGAGTGGTCCATAACCTTTTCCATCAACTTCATTAGTGATCTCTGATAGTAACTTAGTTATAAAAATTCATCCCCATATCTtaccaaaatttaaatttcaccAAATCTAGGGGAGGTGGGATCTACTAATATTCCTCTATTAGATATTCTTATCTTATaccaattttttcaaaataaaacataaaaaagttttattctaaaaatatcATTAGAGAAGAATGGAAAATTTTATGAGTAACAATATACAATTATCACAaagaattcaaaatatataaataaataaaataaaacaaaacaaaggtttCATTAATGTTTACTCAAAGTTTCTTAATCATCGTACTGAAAAATTGATGCGTCCTTGTCTTTATTGGATGGAAATCATCTTGCTCACATCACATCGCatgaaatgaattaaaaaattgatttatattcaTGACACACAAGCATGAAAAgactagaaaaattaaaattagatatctTAATTTATTGTTCATATTATCTTAGTTTTATGGAAAATGTTGTCATCTAAGTTGCTTATAAAtggtctccaatttttttttaaaaaaaactttaaattaaagtttgaaacatttaaatttaacaaaagtaTATGTTTGAAAGAGCTAGACACCTAAACTAGTTACCTTTCATGTATTCGATGATATACTGCATAACAGAAACAAGGTAGAATTTGGtgtatgtttattattatatgcttttttttaacATCTTATCAAGTTGATTTAATGAATGTTTATGATACCAATGCTGGACTAGTTGTTAAAGTAAATGAATATATAGTTTCATAAACCTAGaagataaatgaaaataaaaataaataaataaataagctccAACGAATATGAAAGGTATAAAAATAACTTGAAATTCCAAGAATCTAGGAGtagaaaatgaatgaaaaaaagaagagaatccaCGTGGCGAAGAATTAtagaaagaagatgaaaagtttaaataaaattgttttgatGTGATGGATGAAAGTTATGttgagtttaaataaaattgttttggtATGATGCATGAAAGTTATGTTTGAaatattattcttatatttaaataaaataataaaacaatggaaggaaaaaaatttaaaaataaggatTTATTTAAAGTTTCTATCAGTTTGTTTgttaaacatttataaaaatgaaagtaTATATAGTATTTGTTAAAGTagtgaaaaattctaaaatactaGAAAAGATGGCACGCTTCAGCAAATGGCAGTATAAAAAGaagatttataatttaaaaaatctcaaaatagaaa comes from Dioscorea cayenensis subsp. rotundata cultivar TDr96_F1 unplaced genomic scaffold, TDr96_F1_v2_PseudoChromosome.rev07_lg8_w22 25.fasta BLBR01000460.1, whole genome shotgun sequence and encodes:
- the LOC120254460 gene encoding 2-C-methyl-D-erythritol 4-phosphate cytidylyltransferase, chloroplastic codes for the protein MVSYSLASISNAPIPPKSIPWNPFLSGSSSSGSQIPLHPRRCLDLKNGRKDGVGWRSIGCAVLSPVEKKDIGIVKEKSVSVVLLAGGNGKRMGASIPKQYLPLLGQPIALYSFYTFSEIPEVKEIVVVCKPSYRDVFEDSSVRRRVDLKFALPGKERQDSVYSGLQEIDGRSELVCVHDSARPLVSVADIKKVLKDGWLNGAAVLGVPVKATIKEVNDRYYVVKTLDRKALWEMQTPQVIKPDVLKRGFELVNKEGLEVTDDVSIVEHLKHPVYITEGSYTNIKVTTPDDLLVAERILNMKAGVLA